The nucleotide sequence ACGTTCTGCCGGGTAATCCAGCGGCTGGGGCCGCTGCCCGGACCGGTGGCCCATTCGGTCGTTGTTCCAGAGCGGATGTGGATCGTGGACGGCCAGGGCTGATTCAAAGTCCTGGTGATTACGTGGCGTTGCAGGTCAGGGCAGTCCGATCAGGTCCAGCGGATGGGTGAAGGGCGTGTAGGAGACCTCGCGCAGGCCGGCGGCGATGCTGTGGTGTCCGGCGGTTCGCAGGGTGCTGATCGCGAAGCTGCGCAGGGTGGCCATGTTCTCCGGTCTGTGTCCGGTGCGGATCTTCGAGGCGTCCTCGCCGAACGTGGTGTCTCTGACGTGGTGCACGGCCTCGATGCCCCATTGTGCGCGGGCGAGTTGGCCGATGGCCTGGGGAGACGCCGCACGCGCCGTCAGGTCGGTGATGGCGTAGAGGGTCTCGCGGGTGATCTTGCCTGTCTTGAGGTCGGTGCGGTGTCGGTGGATCTTCGCGGCCTGCGTCACGTGCGGGAAGTCCAGGCCGGGACCGGTGACGGTGAGCGTGCGCACCGGGCGGGTCTCACGTCGCTTGTGTCCCGCCTCGCGGTCGTAGCGGCGGGCGGTCACCCTTTTTCCAGGGCGGTGAGCGGAGCGTGTGGTGCAGCGTCGGCTGGTTCCGCTTGACCATGAGCAGGTAGTGCGCCTTCTTCGCCTCCACCAGCCACCTGGCGTGGTCACGGTGGGTGTGCAGGGCGTCGGCACTCACCACGACACCGGCCAGGTCGAACGGGGCCGGCAGCTTCGTGAAACCGGTGACCTCGGTGGTCTTGTCCGGCACGCGTAGCTGGCTGACGGTGCGTCCGCCGTCCAGGACGGCGGAGAGCAGGTGGGCGGCCGGTCCGGTGTCCGTACGCGAGCCGCGGGCGGCCTTGCCGTCCACGGCCAGGTGCCGGCTGCCAGCGGGTCACATCCGAGCAGGTCGGCAAGCCCGCCGGGACATACGAGGGTCAGGAGGCGGCGGATGGTGGAGGTCGACGGTGCACGGCGCACGCCGAGCGGGCCGCAGGCGCGTACGCCGAGGCGGGCGAGTGCGTCCAGGGGCGCGTGGCGGGCCCACTGGCCCACGGCCAGACAGGAGCGGGCCCCGGCCAGCACCGCGCAGCAGGCGGTGAGCAGGACCGATCCCAGCGAATGGCGCCGGCCCCGCCGATCTCGCGGATCACGGAGAACGGACAGGCGTCCGGCGACATCGTTCACGCCACGCTGGGCGGCAGTGGGCGACTTGGTCAGGCAGACAATGGCAGACGGCGGCACATCGAAGCTCCGGGCAGGCAGGGCGACTTGGGAAGGTCACCCCGTCAACCGGAGCTTCGGTGCCTTCGTGACGGGCTTCCGCAGGATCATCACACCCCGGCGACCTGCACATTTCCATGACCCCCAGGACTTTGAATCAGCCCTGCGTGGACGGCACGCTCGTCCTAATTCGCAATAACCGTGCGCACGCTGGCCGACGTCGCCGTCGGTGGCCGTCCGGTGCTGATCAGTCTTTCGGTGCGACGGTTGTTCTGTGACAGTGCGAGCTGCGGCCGGTGGACGTTTGCCGAGCAGGTGGAGGGGCTGACGGTGCGCTATCAGCGTCGCAGTTCGCTGCTGCAGCATCTGGTGGGGACGGCCGGGGTGCTGCTCGCCGGCTGTGGCGGGGCCCGGCTCCTGCACATCTTGAAGGCGCCGCTGTCGCGGACGAGTGTGCTGTTCCACCTGATGCGCATGCGCCTACCTCCGGTCGTGACACCGCGGGTGCTGGGCGTGGACGACTTCGCGCTGTACACGGACATCGATGGCACGGTACTGGTGGACGCGGACACGCGGCTTCCGATCGAATTGTGGGCCGGGCGTGATGCCGAACAGCTGGCTGACTGGCTGCGCATTCACCCTGGCGTCGAGGTGTGCCGGGACGGCTCGCTCACCTTCCGGCAGTTGTTGCCGCTGGAGACGGCCAGCGGTGCGCCGACAACTCCGAAGGTGGTACCCACGAGTTCGTCGCCTGGCTCGCCCAGCGCGGTCGGTAGCTGTCGTATTCGGTCGGCATGACCATCACCGACGCCATCCACGAGGCTGTCCTCAAGGTCCCGCCCGCCGCGTGGACGGTGGCCGTCGAGCCGGATGGGGAGATCCGCGATGGCGCCTGGGGCGCCGAACTCACCGGCAACGTCCTGGCGGCCTGGCCGAAGGGGATGCGGCTGATCGTCCGCAAAGAACGGTCGCACCCCGGCGCGCAGTTGCGCTTCACCGTAACCGACGGCCTGCGGCTCACCGCATTCGCCACCAACACCACCGGCATCCCGGTCGCCGCACTCGAACTGCGGCACCGCCAGCGGGCACAGGCCGAGGACCGCATCCGTGCCTCCCGCGCTACCGGCCTGCGCAACCTACCCCTGCACGACACCACGCAGAACGAGATTTGGCTGGAGATCGTCCAGATCGCCCTCGACCTCCTTGCATGGATGCCTGTGCTCGCTCTGATCGGCGAAATCTGCAGGTGGGAGCCCCGCCGGCTCCGGCGCCGTCGCCCGCCCAGCTCGTCACGACCGCCCGCCGCCAGCACCTGAGGGTCGCACGCCACTGGCCCTGGACCGACGTGATCACCGACGCCCTGGCAAGGCTCGAAGCCCTCCCGAACCCCGGTTGACCAGCGCGTTCCCATCCCTGCGAGCAGCACCACCCCGACCGGAGCTGTGGAACCCGGCGCGCCCACCCGACGCGACAGCCGGGCCATCAGCCTGACCTCCACCAGCCCGAACAACCGAAACGGTCCGCCGAAACCGACGGACCGTCACGAAAAATCGAGGTTAGTCTGTGGTCGAGAATGTCATGAGGACGCAGGCTCCGGTGCCGACGCCGGGCAGGACGTCCATATCTCCCCAGCGAGTGAAGCGACGAGCGGGGTGAGTTCTTCGCTTCCTAACTACTTATACCGAAACTTTCGCGGTCGATACCGAAAATCGTACCACAATGTCGTAGCTCAAGTTGTTGAATCTCGACTGTGTCGCATGAGTAAATATTGTTCGACTACCCACCATGGTGAACGTGTTTTGCAGTCAAATGCGGCAGCAAAATGACGTGCTGGAGAGTCGCATATTGCCGCAATGCATCGTCCGTATCCAGCTATGAGGAATTATGCGCGAACTTGAAGCATGGAATCAAATGCTTGCACTTGCCACCCCGACAGGAAAGCCAGTAGCAAAGGGATCTCCGCAACGTACAGTCGCCGAGATGATCGCCAACATAATGGCCGATCGGCGAACTATTCAACCCACTATGGTTCCCGCGGAGATAATCGATGCTGGCACTATCGAGACCCTTTCTGGTGTCGCCGGTTCCGCTATTTCCGAGAATGGTAGGCCTCACACAGGA is from Streptomyces cadmiisoli and encodes:
- a CDS encoding transposase, which translates into the protein MTARRYDREAGHKRRETRPVRTLTVTGPGLDFPHVTQAAKIHRHRTDLKTGKITRETLYAITDLTARAASPQAIGQLARAQWGIEAVHHVRDTTFGEDASKIRTGHRPENMATLRSFAISTLRTAGHHSIAAGLREVSYTPFTHPLDLIGLP